A genomic segment from Candidatus Binatia bacterium encodes:
- a CDS encoding roadblock/LC7 domain-containing protein: protein MVKGNWALFEEDFYSISLILQTLMRSAGSRSVMLIDKTGQLINSIGEPPGFDVTSFSSLAAADFAANAQLAEMVGEKDFATLVHQGTNESLYLSLIANRVILVVLFDKKTSLGLVRLKARRASDELIVVLNRLFNKLQYRNEEATVPTLGAEFLAEADSEIDSLFRE from the coding sequence ATGGTCAAGGGTAATTGGGCGCTTTTCGAGGAAGACTTCTACTCGATCAGTCTCATTCTGCAGACGTTGATGCGCAGCGCGGGATCGCGCAGCGTCATGCTGATCGACAAGACCGGTCAGCTCATCAACTCGATCGGCGAGCCTCCCGGCTTCGACGTCACCTCCTTCTCCTCGCTCGCGGCGGCCGATTTCGCGGCCAACGCCCAGCTCGCCGAGATGGTCGGCGAGAAGGACTTCGCCACCCTGGTGCACCAGGGGACGAACGAGAGCCTCTACCTGTCGCTCATCGCCAATCGCGTGATCCTGGTCGTCCTCTTCGACAAGAAGACCTCGCTGGGACTGGTGCGCCTGAAGGCGCGCCGCGCCTCGGACGAGCTGATCGTCGTGCTGAACCGGCTCTTCAACAAGCTGCAGTATCGGAACGAGGAGGCCACCGTGCCCACGCTGGGAGCCGAATTCCTGGCGGAGGCGGACAGCGAGATCGACAGCCTGTTCCGGGAGTAA
- the alaS gene encoding alanine--tRNA ligase, whose product MPTTTNELRRTFLDFYKERGHAHLPMAPLVPLDDPTLLFTSAGMVPFKSYYASPLAPPTRRAVTVQRCLRLTDIENIGVTVRHCTLFEMLGNFSFGDYFKKEAIEWAWELITVTLGMPQERLFPSVFREDDEAFDLWAKHIGLGAKRVTRLDEKDNFWGPAGGSGPCGPCSEIYWDQGPGTGCGRPECAPGCDCERYLEFYNLVFPQYDQAPDGSRKPLPNRGIDTGMGLERLAMILQGAPSIYDNDLLRPIGDAVKRMGSPKASQGDRGRRAARVITDHVRALVFTFAEGVRPSNEGRGYVARRLLRRAARFGRDLEIHGPFLSRLVGPVVDAMAAYDEYEYLRREQPAVAAAIHEEEARFAETLETGMTRFEETADSLAKAGSRVYPGSAAFMLYDTYGFPIDLTAELARERGLDVDMPAYEAAMDEQRDRARKAGRFETRRKTAGPWQELTRGDHSKFVGYDRLEVEDVSIRSLREVPAEGGGPREVELTLDITPFYAEGGGQVGDTGWLEAMPGAAPARLRVVDTVKEADLVVHRAEVVEGAPHAGPYRATVDAEKRAATQRNHTATHLLHAALRARLGTGVKQAGSLVAPDRLRFDFSYGKALTPEDLHAIESDVNRNILGDFPVATEVTSLREAQERGAMALFGEKYGERVRQVIVDGVSRELCGGCHVSRTGEIGYLRIESESAVASGVRRIEAVTGALAYRRADEDRALLRELAQRLGAPREQLAERLRQMQEESRALRDERAKQSQGALLERVQALIAEAKSRGDAVIAARLEAGSVDELRQAGDVVRKALPGGGALLLAVIDGKLSVAAVVGPQATDRLQADQWVRDAVSVAGGKGGGKKDSALAGAKDVARAGEILERGAAYAAERMKGAGAGAPSGSGA is encoded by the coding sequence ATGCCAACCACGACGAACGAGCTGCGCCGCACTTTCCTCGACTTCTACAAGGAGCGCGGCCATGCCCATCTGCCCATGGCCCCGCTCGTGCCGCTGGATGACCCCACCCTGCTCTTCACCTCGGCGGGGATGGTGCCGTTCAAGTCCTACTACGCCTCGCCGCTCGCGCCTCCGACGCGCCGCGCGGTCACCGTGCAGCGCTGCCTCAGGCTCACCGACATCGAGAACATCGGCGTCACCGTGCGCCACTGCACGCTGTTCGAGATGCTGGGCAACTTCTCCTTCGGCGACTACTTCAAGAAGGAAGCGATCGAGTGGGCGTGGGAGCTCATCACCGTGACGCTCGGGATGCCGCAGGAGCGCCTCTTCCCGTCGGTCTTCCGCGAGGACGACGAGGCGTTCGACCTCTGGGCGAAGCACATCGGCCTGGGGGCCAAGCGCGTCACGCGCCTCGACGAAAAGGACAACTTCTGGGGGCCGGCGGGCGGCTCGGGCCCCTGCGGCCCCTGCTCCGAGATCTACTGGGACCAGGGACCGGGCACCGGCTGCGGCCGGCCGGAGTGCGCTCCCGGATGCGACTGCGAGCGCTACCTCGAGTTCTACAACCTGGTCTTCCCGCAGTACGACCAGGCGCCCGACGGCTCCCGGAAGCCGCTTCCCAACCGCGGCATCGACACCGGCATGGGGCTCGAGCGGCTCGCGATGATCCTCCAGGGGGCGCCCTCGATCTACGACAACGATCTGCTCCGCCCGATCGGCGACGCGGTGAAGCGGATGGGCTCGCCCAAGGCGTCCCAGGGGGACCGCGGGCGTCGCGCCGCGCGCGTCATCACCGACCACGTTCGCGCACTCGTCTTCACCTTCGCCGAGGGTGTGCGCCCCTCCAACGAGGGACGCGGCTACGTGGCGCGGCGGCTCCTGCGCCGCGCGGCGCGCTTCGGGCGCGATCTCGAGATCCACGGGCCCTTCCTCTCGCGCCTGGTGGGACCGGTGGTCGACGCCATGGCCGCGTACGACGAGTACGAGTACCTCCGCCGCGAGCAGCCGGCGGTCGCGGCGGCGATCCACGAGGAGGAGGCGCGGTTCGCGGAGACGCTCGAGACGGGGATGACCCGCTTCGAGGAGACGGCCGACTCGCTCGCGAAGGCGGGAAGCCGGGTCTACCCCGGGAGCGCCGCCTTCATGCTGTACGACACGTACGGATTCCCGATCGATCTCACCGCGGAGCTCGCGCGGGAGCGCGGGCTGGACGTCGACATGCCGGCCTACGAGGCCGCCATGGACGAGCAGCGGGACCGCGCGCGCAAGGCGGGCCGCTTCGAGACGCGCCGGAAGACCGCGGGACCGTGGCAGGAGCTCACGCGCGGGGACCATTCCAAATTCGTCGGCTACGACCGGCTTGAGGTGGAGGACGTCTCGATCCGGAGCCTGCGCGAGGTGCCCGCCGAGGGCGGCGGTCCGCGCGAGGTGGAGCTCACCCTCGACATCACCCCCTTCTACGCCGAGGGGGGCGGACAGGTCGGGGACACCGGATGGCTCGAGGCGATGCCGGGTGCCGCGCCGGCGCGGCTGCGCGTCGTGGATACGGTGAAGGAGGCCGATCTCGTCGTTCATCGCGCCGAGGTCGTGGAGGGCGCGCCCCACGCGGGCCCCTACCGCGCGACCGTGGACGCGGAGAAGCGCGCCGCGACCCAGCGGAACCATACGGCGACGCACCTGCTCCACGCCGCGCTCCGCGCGCGGCTCGGCACGGGCGTGAAGCAGGCGGGGTCGCTCGTCGCTCCCGACCGGCTCCGCTTCGACTTCAGCTACGGCAAGGCGCTCACGCCCGAGGACCTGCACGCGATCGAATCGGACGTGAACCGGAACATCCTCGGGGATTTCCCCGTCGCGACCGAGGTCACGTCGCTGCGCGAGGCGCAGGAGCGGGGCGCGATGGCGCTCTTCGGGGAAAAGTATGGCGAGCGCGTGCGCCAGGTGATCGTGGACGGCGTGAGCCGCGAGCTCTGCGGCGGTTGCCACGTGTCGCGCACGGGCGAGATCGGCTATCTCCGGATCGAGTCGGAATCCGCCGTCGCCTCCGGCGTGCGCCGCATCGAGGCGGTCACGGGCGCGCTCGCCTACCGGCGGGCCGACGAGGACCGGGCGCTCCTCCGCGAGCTCGCGCAGCGCCTGGGCGCGCCCCGGGAGCAGCTCGCCGAGCGGCTGCGGCAGATGCAGGAGGAGTCGCGGGCGCTTCGCGACGAGCGCGCGAAGCAGAGCCAGGGTGCCTTGCTCGAGCGGGTGCAGGCGCTGATCGCCGAGGCGAAGAGCCGCGGCGACGCCGTGATCGCCGCCCGGCTCGAGGCGGGCAGCGTGGACGAGCTGCGCCAGGCGGGCGACGTCGTGCGGAAGGCGCTGCCGGGCGGCGGCGCGCTCCTTCTGGCCGTCATCGACGGCAAACTCTCCGTGGCGGCGGTGGTCGGCCCGCAGGCGACCGATCGCCTGCAGGCCGACCAGTGGGTGCGCGACGCCGTGTCGGTCGCGGGCGGGAAGGGCGGCGGCAAGAAGGACTCGGCGCTCGCGGGCGCCAAGGACGTCGCGCGCGCGGGCGAGATCCTCGAGCGGGGCGCCGCGTACGCCGCCGAGCGGATGAAGGGCGCCGGCGCCGGGGCCCCGTCGGGTTCGGGCGCGTGA
- the thpR gene encoding RNA 2',3'-cyclic phosphodiesterase, which yields MTRTFIALLIPDSWIAYVRGLGQDLAGRSAGLSWVKPENAHFTVRFLGDLDDEQLVRVRDSVRRSGTGLAAPVARLGRLGAFPRPERPRVLWVGLAQGGAETEALATAVNDGLERDGFGFPDKPFRAHLTLARAREGARGVETLMRASLSEPPEAEPLHRLAVMKSQLHKSGAMYNVLEEIRLQSPGSQAG from the coding sequence ATGACGCGCACCTTCATCGCGCTGCTGATCCCCGATTCCTGGATCGCGTATGTGCGCGGCCTGGGCCAGGACCTGGCCGGGCGCTCCGCGGGCCTCTCCTGGGTCAAGCCGGAGAACGCGCACTTCACCGTTCGCTTCCTGGGCGACCTGGACGACGAGCAGCTCGTCCGGGTGCGCGATTCGGTGCGCCGGAGCGGCACGGGCCTCGCCGCACCGGTCGCGCGGCTCGGCCGGCTGGGCGCGTTCCCGCGTCCGGAGCGCCCGCGCGTGCTCTGGGTGGGGCTGGCGCAGGGAGGGGCCGAGACCGAGGCGCTCGCGACCGCCGTGAACGACGGCCTTGAGCGCGACGGGTTCGGTTTTCCCGACAAGCCGTTTCGCGCCCACCTCACCCTGGCGCGCGCCCGCGAGGGCGCCCGCGGCGTGGAGACGCTGATGCGCGCGTCCCTCTCCGAACCGCCCGAAGCGGAGCCCCTCCATCGGCTTGCGGTCATGAAAAGTCAGCTCCACAAAAGCGGTGCCATGTATAATGTTCTCGAGGAAATACGCCTCCAATCACCGGGTTCGCAGGCAGGCTGA
- the recR gene encoding recombination mediator RecR, translated as MQYSSALLEALIAELTRLPGLGRKSAQRIAFHMLRTSEADARRLAEAILDLKAKVTDCEICGNVTETQPCALCADTRRDPSLLCVVEQAMDVLALERTGEFRGRYHVLKGALSPVDGIGPDQLRLTELLRRVKEGSVREVIVATNPTAQGEATALYIARLLQSVPDLTVTRIARGVPMGSDLEFSDQVTLARALTGRKEIG; from the coding sequence ATGCAGTACTCCTCCGCTCTCCTCGAAGCGCTCATCGCCGAGCTCACCCGCCTGCCGGGGCTGGGCCGGAAGTCGGCGCAGCGGATCGCCTTCCACATGCTCCGCACCTCCGAGGCGGATGCGCGCCGCCTGGCGGAGGCCATCCTCGATCTCAAGGCGAAGGTCACCGACTGCGAGATCTGCGGCAACGTCACCGAAACCCAGCCCTGCGCGCTGTGCGCGGACACCCGCCGCGACCCGTCGCTTCTCTGCGTCGTGGAGCAGGCGATGGACGTGCTCGCGCTGGAGCGGACGGGCGAGTTCCGCGGCCGCTACCACGTGCTCAAGGGCGCCCTCTCGCCGGTGGACGGCATCGGCCCCGACCAGCTCCGCCTGACCGAGCTGCTCCGCCGCGTGAAGGAGGGGAGCGTGCGCGAGGTGATCGTCGCCACCAATCCCACGGCGCAGGGCGAGGCGACCGCCCTCTACATCGCGCGCCTTCTCCAGTCCGTTCCGGATCTCACCGTCACGCGCATCGCGCGCGGCGTCCCGATGGGCTCCGACCTCGAGTTCTCCGACCAGGTCACGCTGGCCCGGGCCCTCACCGGCAGGAAGGAAATCGGGTAA
- the recA gene encoding recombinase RecA codes for MSKERTKALELAVQQIERQFGKGAIMKLGSDSARVQVEAIPTGSIALDAALGVGGIPRGRVIEVYGPESSGKTTLALSIIAQAQKQGGNAVFIDAEHALDAAYAKRLGVDIDALHVSQPDTGEEALEIAEHLVRSGAVDVIVIDSVAALVPKAEIEGEMGDSHMGLQARLMSQALRKLTGTISKSRTTVIFINQIRMQIGVMFGNPETTTGGRALKFYASIRLDIRRIGSIKDGDNVIGNHVKVKVVKNKVAAPFKEAEFDILYNEGISREGELLDLAVERNLVQKSGTWFSYGEERIGQGRENARLWLREHPDAFAELSVKMREALGLTRGPAAEAEENGSEPKAAAPSGDRRVRI; via the coding sequence ATGAGCAAGGAACGAACGAAGGCGCTGGAGCTGGCCGTGCAGCAGATCGAGCGGCAGTTCGGGAAGGGCGCCATCATGAAGCTGGGCTCCGATTCGGCCCGCGTGCAGGTCGAGGCGATCCCGACGGGGTCGATCGCGCTGGACGCGGCGCTCGGCGTCGGCGGCATCCCGCGAGGACGCGTGATCGAGGTCTACGGCCCCGAGTCCTCGGGCAAGACGACGCTCGCGCTGAGCATCATCGCGCAGGCGCAGAAGCAGGGCGGGAACGCGGTCTTCATCGACGCCGAGCACGCCCTGGACGCCGCGTACGCGAAGCGGCTCGGCGTGGACATCGACGCGCTGCACGTCTCGCAGCCCGACACCGGCGAGGAGGCTCTCGAGATCGCCGAGCACCTCGTCCGGAGCGGCGCGGTGGACGTGATCGTGATCGACTCGGTCGCCGCGCTCGTGCCGAAAGCCGAGATCGAGGGGGAGATGGGCGACTCGCACATGGGCCTCCAGGCGCGCCTCATGTCGCAGGCCCTGCGCAAGCTGACCGGCACCATCTCCAAGTCGCGCACCACGGTCATCTTCATCAACCAGATCCGCATGCAGATCGGCGTGATGTTCGGCAACCCCGAGACCACGACCGGTGGGCGCGCGCTCAAGTTCTACGCCTCGATCCGCCTCGACATCCGCCGCATCGGCTCGATCAAGGACGGCGACAACGTGATCGGCAACCACGTGAAGGTGAAGGTCGTGAAGAACAAGGTCGCGGCCCCCTTCAAGGAAGCCGAGTTCGACATCCTCTACAACGAGGGGATCTCGCGCGAGGGCGAGCTGCTCGACCTGGCCGTCGAGCGCAACCTGGTCCAGAAGAGCGGCACCTGGTTCAGCTACGGCGAGGAGCGGATCGGCCAGGGACGCGAGAACGCGCGACTCTGGCTGCGGGAGCATCCCGACGCCTTTGCCGAGCTCTCCGTGAAGATGCGCGAGGCGCTCGGGCTGACGCGCGGCCCCGCGGCGGAAGCGGAGGAGAACGGATCCGAGCCGAAGGCGGCGGCTCCTTCCGGCGACCGGCGGGTCCGGATCTAG
- a CDS encoding competence/damage-inducible protein A codes for MSAEIITIGTELLHGLKRNTNADRILERLAEIGVEVIFQTTVGDDTARLSEAFRAAGHRARFVIATGGLGPTPDDLTRKVIATVFRRRLVLDESVLAHIRARFKSRGIEMPAINEAQALVPRGARVIENPRGTAPGLHFDHLETDYFALPGVPAEAEAMLSQYVIPFIKAANVGPGISRRVIRTIGLSESVLAERLAGIEAEAPDVRVGYLPHSYGLDVTLTVLALDPSWAAEAIRRIERRVVEAVGESLYGFGRDTMADVLGGMLAEQGRTLAAAESFTAGAIGATITATPGASRYFLGGVTAYSNRAKETLLGVSGATLARHGAVSAETAQEMAAGARERFGADLAVSSTGIAGPDGGTPEKPVGLVYLGLATAEGAQAVRLQLTGTREEIVVRSSALALDLVRRHMAHAPA; via the coding sequence GTGAGCGCCGAGATCATCACGATCGGCACCGAACTTCTGCACGGGCTGAAGCGGAACACGAACGCCGACCGGATTCTCGAGCGGCTGGCCGAGATCGGGGTCGAGGTGATCTTCCAGACCACCGTCGGCGACGACACGGCGCGCCTCTCCGAGGCGTTCCGCGCCGCGGGACATCGCGCGCGGTTCGTGATCGCGACTGGCGGGCTCGGCCCCACGCCCGACGACCTCACACGCAAGGTGATCGCGACGGTGTTCCGCCGCCGCCTGGTGCTGGACGAATCGGTGCTGGCCCACATCCGCGCCCGCTTCAAGTCGCGGGGGATCGAGATGCCCGCCATCAACGAGGCGCAGGCGTTGGTCCCGCGCGGCGCGCGCGTCATCGAAAATCCGCGCGGCACGGCGCCCGGCCTCCACTTCGACCACCTGGAAACCGACTACTTCGCGCTCCCCGGCGTTCCCGCCGAGGCCGAGGCGATGCTCTCGCAGTACGTGATCCCGTTCATCAAGGCGGCCAATGTGGGCCCCGGGATCTCGCGCCGCGTGATCCGGACGATCGGCCTCTCCGAGTCGGTGCTGGCGGAGCGCCTGGCCGGGATCGAGGCGGAGGCGCCCGACGTGCGCGTGGGCTACCTGCCGCACTCCTACGGGCTGGACGTGACGCTGACGGTGCTCGCGCTCGATCCGTCGTGGGCCGCCGAGGCGATCCGTCGCATCGAGCGGCGCGTGGTGGAGGCGGTGGGCGAGTCGCTCTACGGCTTCGGCCGCGACACCATGGCCGACGTCCTCGGCGGGATGCTCGCCGAGCAGGGACGCACCCTGGCCGCCGCCGAGTCGTTCACGGCGGGGGCCATCGGCGCGACGATCACGGCGACGCCGGGCGCCTCGCGCTACTTCCTGGGCGGCGTGACCGCCTACTCCAATCGCGCCAAGGAGACGCTGCTCGGCGTCTCCGGGGCGACCCTCGCGCGGCACGGCGCCGTGAGCGCCGAGACGGCGCAGGAGATGGCCGCCGGCGCGCGCGAGCGCTTCGGGGCCGACCTCGCGGTCTCGAGCACCGGGATCGCCGGTCCCGACGGCGGCACGCCGGAGAAGCCGGTCGGGCTCGTCTACCTGGGGCTCGCCACGGCCGAAGGAGCGCAGGCGGTGCGCCTCCAGCTGACCGGCACGCGCGAGGAGATCGTGGTGCGCTCCTCGGCTCTGGCGCTGGACCTGGTGCGCCGGCACATGGCGCACGCGCCGGCATGA
- a CDS encoding YbaB/EbfC family nucleoid-associated protein, producing MNIQAMLKKAQALQAKMTQVQEELKAKEVIGSSGGGKVKVTMNGAQEVTAIAIDPEVVKPEEADLLEDLVLAAFRDARAKVTKMVEEEMGKVTAGAGLPPGLL from the coding sequence ATGAACATCCAGGCGATGCTGAAGAAGGCGCAGGCGCTCCAGGCCAAGATGACGCAGGTCCAGGAGGAGCTGAAAGCCAAAGAAGTGATCGGCTCCTCGGGCGGCGGCAAGGTCAAGGTCACGATGAACGGCGCGCAGGAGGTGACCGCGATCGCGATCGACCCCGAGGTGGTGAAGCCGGAGGAGGCGGACCTCCTCGAGGACCTGGTCCTGGCCGCGTTCCGCGATGCCCGCGCCAAGGTGACGAAGATGGTCGAGGAGGAGATGGGCAAGGTCACCGCGGGGGCGGGCCTGCCGCCGGGACTCCTGTAG
- a CDS encoding phosphatidylglycerophosphatase A, with amino-acid sequence MRRAAVLLATAFGVGRFPIAPATAASFGVAGLLALLAHVAPSSLAPAPLLVAILALLPLAVWSSGEAEKDLGTDAKPIVIDEVIGMLVSVWGIARLGRPGPWLLLALAFLLFRVFDILKPFGIRRSQGLPGGYGVVVDDLLAGVATNVALRLLLAIPAVKGILL; translated from the coding sequence ATGCGTCGCGCCGCCGTTCTCCTCGCCACGGCGTTCGGCGTCGGGCGCTTCCCGATCGCCCCCGCCACCGCCGCCTCATTCGGGGTGGCCGGGCTGCTCGCGCTGCTCGCCCACGTCGCCCCCTCGTCCCTCGCGCCGGCGCCGCTCCTGGTCGCGATCCTCGCGCTCCTGCCGCTCGCGGTCTGGTCGAGCGGCGAGGCGGAGAAGGACCTGGGCACCGACGCCAAGCCGATCGTCATCGACGAGGTGATCGGGATGCTGGTATCGGTGTGGGGGATCGCCCGCCTGGGCCGGCCCGGGCCATGGCTCCTCCTCGCTCTGGCGTTCCTGCTCTTCCGCGTCTTCGATATCCTGAAGCCGTTCGGGATCCGGCGGAGCCAGGGGCTGCCGGGGGGCTACGGCGTCGTCGTGGACGACCTGCTCGCGGGCGTCGCGACCAACGTGGCGCTGCGTCTCCTGCTCGCGATCCCCGCGGTGAAAGGAATCCTCCTGTGA
- a CDS encoding GTPase domain-containing protein yields the protein MSLINYSSREINCKIVYYGPGLCGKTTNLQHIYSRVPQETRGKMISLATEMDRTLFFDFLPLELGQIRGFRTRFHLYTVPGQVYYNASRKLILKGVDGIVFVADSQIDRFDANVESLMNMHDNLSEHGLATEKVPLVMQYNKRDLPRVVSVADLEKELNPSQAPYFEAVALRGAGVFDTLKVACKLVLKTLG from the coding sequence GTGTCGCTGATCAACTACTCGTCCCGGGAAATCAACTGCAAGATCGTCTATTACGGTCCGGGGCTCTGCGGCAAGACGACCAACCTCCAGCACATCTATTCCCGCGTGCCGCAGGAGACCCGCGGCAAGATGATCTCGCTCGCCACCGAGATGGACCGCACCCTCTTCTTCGACTTCCTGCCGCTCGAGCTGGGGCAGATCCGCGGCTTCCGCACGCGCTTCCACCTGTACACGGTGCCGGGGCAGGTCTACTACAACGCCAGCCGGAAGCTGATCTTGAAGGGCGTGGACGGGATCGTGTTCGTGGCCGACTCGCAGATCGACCGCTTCGACGCGAACGTCGAGAGCCTGATGAACATGCACGACAACCTCTCCGAGCACGGGCTCGCCACCGAGAAGGTCCCGCTGGTGATGCAGTACAACAAGCGCGACCTGCCGCGGGTGGTCTCCGTGGCCGACCTCGAGAAGGAGCTGAATCCGAGCCAGGCGCCGTACTTCGAGGCGGTCGCGCTCCGCGGCGCGGGCGTCTTCGACACGCTGAAGGTGGCCTGCAAGCTCGTGCTGAAGACGCTGGGCTAG
- a CDS encoding glucose-1-phosphate thymidylyltransferase — protein MKALVLSGGKGTRLRPITHTGAKQLIPVANKPILFYVLEAIRDAGITDVGIVVGDTEAEIRAAVGDGAAFGIRADYIRQDQPLGLAHAVKVARGYLGQDPFVMFLGDNLILDGIRTLVDEFRREQPNSEILLARVPHPEEFGVAELDGDHVVRLVEKPKQPKSDLALVGVYMFDPSIHEAVDAIRPSFRNELEITDAIQHLIDHGKRVRHHVITGWWKDTGKLEDMLEANRMVLSRAKRRVSGEVDAASRVEGEVIVGQGTVVKNSILRGPLILGARCRIENSYVGPFTSLYDDVVLRNSEIEHSIVLERCRIEDIPVRIEASLIGKEVRIQRSQLKPTAYRFMVGDSSLVDVV, from the coding sequence GTGAAAGCGCTCGTCCTCTCGGGCGGCAAGGGAACGCGGCTCCGTCCCATCACGCACACGGGCGCCAAGCAGCTCATCCCGGTCGCGAACAAGCCGATCCTCTTCTACGTGCTCGAGGCGATCCGGGACGCGGGGATCACCGACGTCGGCATCGTCGTCGGCGACACCGAGGCCGAGATCCGGGCCGCGGTCGGCGACGGCGCCGCCTTCGGCATCCGCGCCGACTACATCCGCCAGGACCAGCCGCTCGGCCTGGCCCACGCCGTGAAGGTCGCGCGCGGCTACCTGGGTCAGGATCCCTTCGTCATGTTCCTGGGCGACAACCTGATCCTGGACGGCATCCGCACGCTGGTGGACGAGTTCCGCCGCGAGCAGCCGAACAGCGAGATCCTGCTCGCGCGCGTGCCCCATCCCGAGGAGTTCGGCGTGGCCGAGCTGGACGGCGACCACGTGGTGCGGCTGGTGGAGAAGCCGAAGCAGCCCAAGTCCGACCTGGCGCTGGTCGGCGTCTACATGTTCGATCCCTCGATCCACGAGGCGGTGGACGCGATCCGCCCCTCCTTCCGAAACGAGCTCGAGATCACCGACGCCATCCAGCACCTGATCGACCACGGCAAGCGGGTCCGCCACCACGTCATCACCGGATGGTGGAAGGACACGGGGAAGCTGGAGGACATGCTCGAGGCGAACCGGATGGTGCTCTCGCGCGCGAAGCGGCGCGTGAGCGGCGAGGTGGACGCGGCCTCGCGCGTGGAGGGAGAGGTGATCGTGGGGCAGGGAACGGTCGTGAAGAACTCGATCCTCCGCGGCCCGTTGATCCTCGGCGCGCGCTGCCGCATCGAGAATTCCTACGTGGGGCCCTTCACCTCCCTCTACGACGACGTCGTTCTCCGGAACAGCGAGATCGAGCACTCGATCGTGCTCGAGCGCTGCCGGATCGAGGACATCCCGGTTCGGATCGAGGCCTCCCTGATCGGGAAGGAAGTGCGGATCCAGCGCTCGCAGCTGAAGCCGACCGCCTACCGCTTCATGGTCGGCGACTCCAGCCTGGTCGACGTCGTCTAG
- a CDS encoding regulatory protein RecX, protein MRQPIPPEQAASDDSAKEAALRILARGPRTEREVTDRLIERGYVPDAVERAVERLRRVSLLDDRAYLAWFVRAELGRKPQALRLIETKLARHGLPRSLVAAAEEAIRADSDLAERALDTEEGRAEAAAREVGKKLARRDPEQRRRLLQSALLRRGFSWDTIRDLVSERSHPES, encoded by the coding sequence ATGCGACAACCGATTCCGCCCGAGCAGGCGGCGTCGGACGATTCGGCCAAGGAAGCGGCGCTCCGGATCCTGGCCCGTGGCCCGCGCACCGAGCGCGAGGTGACGGACCGGCTGATCGAGCGCGGCTACGTACCGGACGCGGTGGAGCGCGCCGTGGAGCGGCTCCGCCGCGTCTCGCTTCTGGACGATCGGGCCTATCTCGCCTGGTTCGTGCGCGCGGAGCTCGGCCGGAAGCCGCAGGCGCTCCGCCTGATCGAGACCAAGCTGGCGCGTCACGGGCTGCCGCGGAGCCTGGTCGCCGCGGCGGAAGAGGCGATCCGCGCCGATTCCGACCTGGCAGAGCGGGCGCTCGACACCGAGGAGGGGCGCGCCGAGGCGGCGGCGCGGGAGGTGGGCAAAAAGCTCGCGCGGCGCGACCCGGAGCAGCGGCGGCGGCTCCTCCAATCGGCCCTCTTGCGCCGGGGCTTTTCCTGGGACACCATCCGGGATCTCGTGTCCGAGCGATCCCATCCGGAGTCATGA